The following are encoded in a window of uncultured Sphaerochaeta sp. genomic DNA:
- the fusA gene encoding elongation factor G — MADLQNLRNIGISAHIDSGKTTLSERILYYCNKIHEIHEVRGKDGVGATMDSMELERERGITIASAATNVTWKGTEINVIDTPGHVDFTIEVERSLRVLDGAVLVLCSVGGVQSQSITVDRQMKRYHVPRIAFVNKCDRTGANPYRVKNQLIEKLGLNAVLMQIPIGLEDKMEGVVDLISMKALYFDDGPNQDAVREAEIPAHLREEADARREELLDGVSMCSDELMEAMLEDTVTEEIIRKAVRKATINLELCPVFMGSAYKNKGIQPLLDGVVSYLPNPTDVTNKALNLDNNEEEVKLVADEDLPPVVLAFKLEDGQYGQLTYIRVYQGKVKKGDELYNTRSRKKFRVGRLIRMHAATMEDLTEAGCGEIAALFGIDCASGDTFCDPKLNYSLSSMFVPNPVISLAIKPVDKKAADNMGKALNRFTKEDPTFRSYVDPESNQTIIQGMGELHLEVYVERMKREYKAEVEIGQPEVAYREAITQRADFNYTHKKQTGGSGQYARVAGYIEPLPDPEEGEEVKEYEFVDEIKGGSIPTEYIPSCDKGFQMAIKKGAQLGFPVLGVKAVVNDGAWHPVDSSDQAFQTAALSAFREAFEKAKPVILEPIMKVEVVAPNEFQGSVFASVNQRRGLIISSTEDNAMSTVIAEVPLSEMFGYSTVLRSLTQGKGEFTMEIGKYGKVPVSVSEQLKKDYQEKRKKEQK, encoded by the coding sequence CACTATCCGAACGCATCCTCTACTACTGCAATAAGATCCACGAAATACATGAAGTTCGTGGTAAGGATGGCGTTGGAGCTACCATGGATAGCATGGAGCTTGAACGTGAAAGAGGTATCACCATTGCCTCCGCTGCAACAAACGTTACCTGGAAAGGGACAGAAATCAACGTTATCGACACACCGGGACACGTTGACTTCACCATTGAGGTAGAGCGTTCATTGCGTGTATTGGATGGCGCTGTCTTGGTCCTTTGTTCCGTTGGTGGCGTACAGAGCCAGTCCATCACCGTAGACCGGCAGATGAAGCGTTACCACGTTCCTCGTATTGCATTTGTCAACAAGTGTGACCGTACCGGTGCAAACCCGTATCGCGTCAAGAACCAATTGATAGAGAAGCTTGGTCTGAATGCTGTATTAATGCAAATCCCCATCGGTCTCGAAGACAAGATGGAAGGTGTTGTTGACTTGATCAGCATGAAGGCTCTCTACTTCGATGACGGTCCCAATCAGGATGCCGTTCGTGAAGCTGAGATTCCCGCCCACCTAAGGGAAGAGGCTGATGCACGTCGTGAAGAGTTGCTTGATGGTGTATCCATGTGCTCAGATGAGCTTATGGAAGCCATGCTCGAAGACACCGTAACAGAGGAAATCATCCGCAAGGCTGTCAGAAAAGCTACCATCAACTTGGAGCTCTGCCCCGTATTCATGGGCAGTGCATACAAGAACAAGGGCATCCAGCCTTTGCTTGATGGTGTAGTAAGCTACCTTCCCAATCCTACTGATGTCACCAACAAGGCTCTTAACCTCGACAATAACGAGGAAGAGGTCAAGCTGGTTGCAGACGAGGACCTTCCTCCTGTTGTCCTGGCATTCAAGCTTGAGGATGGACAGTATGGTCAGCTGACCTATATCCGCGTCTATCAGGGTAAGGTAAAGAAGGGCGATGAACTCTACAATACCCGCAGCCGCAAGAAGTTCCGTGTTGGACGCTTGATCCGTATGCACGCAGCTACCATGGAAGATTTGACAGAAGCAGGCTGTGGTGAAATTGCAGCTCTCTTCGGTATTGACTGTGCTAGTGGTGATACCTTCTGTGATCCGAAGCTGAACTACTCACTCTCTAGTATGTTTGTTCCCAACCCGGTTATCTCCTTGGCAATCAAGCCAGTGGACAAGAAGGCTGCGGACAACATGGGCAAGGCACTCAACCGCTTTACCAAGGAGGACCCAACCTTCCGCAGTTATGTGGATCCTGAGTCCAACCAGACCATCATCCAGGGCATGGGTGAGTTGCACCTTGAGGTCTATGTAGAACGTATGAAGCGTGAGTACAAGGCAGAGGTGGAAATCGGTCAGCCTGAGGTTGCCTATCGAGAAGCTATCACCCAGAGAGCAGACTTCAACTATACCCACAAGAAACAGACTGGTGGTTCCGGTCAGTATGCACGTGTTGCTGGATATATCGAGCCACTTCCAGATCCTGAAGAGGGTGAGGAAGTTAAAGAGTACGAATTTGTTGACGAGATCAAGGGTGGATCCATTCCTACTGAATACATTCCATCCTGTGATAAGGGATTCCAGATGGCCATCAAGAAGGGTGCTCAGCTTGGCTTCCCTGTACTTGGTGTGAAGGCTGTTGTCAACGATGGTGCATGGCACCCGGTTGACTCATCCGACCAGGCTTTCCAGACTGCAGCTCTCAGTGCATTCCGTGAAGCGTTCGAGAAGGCAAAACCGGTCATTCTTGAACCGATCATGAAGGTCGAGGTGGTTGCGCCCAACGAATTCCAGGGTTCTGTATTCGCTTCGGTAAACCAGAGACGTGGTCTGATCATCAGTTCCACCGAGGATAATGCAATGAGTACTGTTATTGCTGAAGTACCTCTCTCTGAAATGTTCGGATATTCCACGGTTCTTCGTTCCCTCACCCAGGGTAAGGGAGAATTTACCATGGAAATCGGGAAGTACGGCAAGGTGCCGGTAAGCGTCTCCGAGCAGTTGAAGAAGGATTACCAGGAGAAGCGGAAGAAAGAACAGAAATAG
- a CDS encoding DUF4867 family protein: MKTSQFHVPLDLVRNNPNEKIHSIESSRFKEYGRILHDFDATELVSLADRVTTIPEQDTTYETYLPALEETSLMEELKLYYGGQDIQIGYCNGKNQCINGMEYHKSPELFIAVTDCLQFLTPFSAMQDYDSVDTTKAELFYFPKGSVTIVDANVLHFAPCAVSNNGFKSIIVLPRGTNEPLEEKMKAVLKRSNDPESRLLINNNKWLIAHPEREKLIKQGVHAGLRGPNRRVIPVS; the protein is encoded by the coding sequence ATGAAAACATCCCAGTTTCACGTTCCGTTGGACCTTGTGAGAAACAATCCAAATGAGAAAATTCATTCAATAGAGTCTTCCCGATTCAAGGAATACGGTCGGATTCTCCATGACTTTGATGCTACCGAGTTGGTTTCACTAGCAGATCGTGTGACCACTATTCCAGAACAAGACACCACATATGAGACATACCTTCCAGCATTGGAAGAAACCTCTCTCATGGAGGAGCTCAAACTCTATTATGGTGGCCAGGACATCCAGATCGGGTACTGTAATGGAAAGAACCAGTGTATAAACGGAATGGAGTATCACAAGAGTCCAGAATTGTTCATTGCAGTAACTGACTGCCTACAGTTTCTCACACCCTTCTCTGCAATGCAGGATTATGATTCAGTCGATACTACAAAGGCAGAACTCTTCTATTTCCCCAAGGGATCGGTGACCATTGTTGATGCCAATGTTCTCCACTTTGCCCCCTGTGCCGTGTCAAATAATGGATTCAAATCCATCATTGTGCTCCCCAGAGGAACCAATGAACCACTTGAAGAGAAGATGAAGGCAGTGCTCAAGCGATCAAACGATCCTGAATCAAGACTGCTCATCAACAACAACAAGTGGCTTATTGCCCATCCTGAACGAGAGAAACTCATCAAACAAGGGGTTCATGCTGGGCTGAGAGGCCCGAACCGCAGGGTTATTCCTGTATCATGA
- a CDS encoding sulfite exporter TauE/SafE family protein: MTTLVISGLVVFVTHALEAVTGFGCSVLAMPFISALLGVKTAVKVITILAWLLALYIVIRNFSKIDWRQYTIITGLMLLGLPVGMYLFRSQQSGSLNLILALFIIVVSVSQLYRQVRRTGDSAPPTGYKVLPYYLYLFLGGIVHGVFSSGGPLVVLYATRALPDKGRFRATLCLLWTTLNTIIIAGYLIEGSLTLPVAKTTAMLVPFVVAGIIAGEHIHKKVDARHFSLIVFSMLLATGIVMLLFAR; the protein is encoded by the coding sequence GTGACCACCTTGGTCATCAGTGGACTGGTGGTCTTTGTGACCCATGCCCTTGAAGCAGTGACAGGATTTGGATGCTCAGTGCTTGCAATGCCATTTATCAGTGCATTACTGGGTGTCAAGACAGCGGTAAAGGTTATTACCATCCTCGCTTGGCTACTGGCGCTGTATATTGTGATAAGGAATTTCTCGAAGATTGACTGGAGGCAATATACCATCATCACTGGCTTGATGCTCCTTGGGTTACCGGTAGGCATGTACTTGTTCCGCTCACAGCAGAGCGGTAGCCTGAACCTGATACTTGCACTCTTCATCATTGTGGTGTCAGTCAGCCAACTCTATCGTCAGGTAAGAAGGACAGGTGATAGTGCCCCTCCTACAGGGTATAAGGTACTCCCCTATTATCTCTATCTCTTCCTTGGCGGTATCGTGCATGGGGTCTTCTCTTCTGGGGGTCCGCTTGTGGTACTGTATGCAACCAGGGCCCTGCCGGACAAGGGAAGGTTCAGGGCAACACTCTGCCTGCTCTGGACAACACTGAACACCATCATCATTGCAGGGTATCTCATTGAGGGATCATTGACGCTCCCAGTGGCAAAAACGACAGCGATGCTTGTTCCGTTTGTGGTGGCAGGAATCATTGCAGGGGAGCATATCCATAAAAAGGTTGATGCTCGTCATTTTTCCTTAATTGTCTTTTCCATGTTGCTGGCTACTGGTATAGTGATGCTATTATTTGCGAGGTAA
- a CDS encoding iron-containing alcohol dehydrogenase, whose protein sequence is MISSLLSPVHILSCSSLQGSELERILRYTANLPGPMHVSIVTDDAPIHGKQVLIDELAELTPVEVFNQVQPNPRTRDIEAIFHDKRFMNTDIILGIGGGSVLDSAKALAMLMTNKGSLESYLQGKPITKGSLPLVLIPTTAGTGSEVTKVGVYSDGTGRKHTLGSPLMSAHAAILIASLLDTVPPGLCAATGLDALDHALESIWNKNSTAITRECAREAAYKVLQTLPKLYDAIVENQERGVLQQQMLKASNEAGIAFNLTGTAAGHAISFILSENWHIPHGLSCAFTLLEVFDWAARDEQNRKELAKLGKMVHPEQMERDALVSALRDDIDSLLSHLNIPRSFKDLSLHIDSDTIHREFSRVETDPKLHNQVPPLSMEDLYSLLEAKR, encoded by the coding sequence ATGATCAGCAGTCTGCTAAGTCCCGTTCATATCTTGAGCTGTTCCTCATTGCAAGGTTCTGAACTTGAAAGGATCCTGCGCTATACGGCAAATCTTCCTGGTCCAATGCATGTCAGCATCGTCACTGACGATGCCCCCATACATGGAAAGCAGGTCTTGATCGATGAGTTGGCAGAGCTCACCCCTGTTGAGGTCTTCAACCAGGTGCAACCCAATCCGAGAACCAGAGACATTGAGGCAATATTTCATGACAAGCGATTCATGAATACCGATATTATCCTTGGAATCGGAGGAGGCAGTGTGCTCGACTCAGCAAAAGCCTTGGCGATGCTGATGACCAACAAAGGCTCCCTTGAATCGTACCTGCAGGGGAAACCCATCACCAAAGGCTCCCTACCCTTGGTCTTGATCCCTACCACCGCAGGAACCGGCTCAGAGGTCACCAAGGTTGGGGTGTATAGTGATGGTACAGGGAGAAAGCATACCTTGGGTTCTCCTCTCATGAGTGCACATGCAGCAATCCTCATCGCTTCCTTGCTCGATACAGTTCCTCCTGGACTCTGTGCAGCAACGGGCCTGGATGCTCTCGACCATGCTCTTGAGTCCATCTGGAACAAGAACAGCACGGCAATCACCAGGGAGTGTGCGAGGGAAGCAGCATACAAGGTTCTTCAGACGCTTCCAAAACTCTATGACGCAATTGTAGAGAATCAAGAGAGAGGAGTCTTGCAACAGCAGATGCTGAAAGCATCCAATGAGGCGGGAATTGCCTTCAATCTTACGGGAACGGCTGCAGGACATGCAATTTCCTTCATTCTCTCAGAGAATTGGCATATACCACATGGGCTGTCCTGTGCGTTCACCTTGCTTGAGGTATTCGATTGGGCTGCAAGGGATGAGCAGAACCGAAAGGAGCTTGCAAAGCTGGGAAAGATGGTGCATCCCGAGCAAATGGAAAGAGATGCATTGGTCTCAGCCCTACGTGATGATATTGATTCCTTGCTCTCCCACCTTAACATTCCCCGCAGTTTCAAGGATCTCTCCCTGCATATCGATAGCGATACGATCCATAGGGAGTTTTCTCGTGTAGAGACCGACCCAAAGCTGCACAACCAAGTTCCGCCTCTCTCGATGGAAGATCTTTACTCACTACTGGAGGCAAAACGGTGA
- a CDS encoding RpiB/LacA/LacB family sugar-phosphate isomerase: MKIAIASDLSGFPLKVEITKHLQEQGYEVLDFGIESVDTPQPYFIQAPKVAKALQEGKAEKGILICGTGQGMAIVANKHKGIYACVVDSIFSAERAKIVNNANVITMGGWITAPFLGVQIVDAWLAMSFTQKMEFKKDFLSNAFSQVQAIEEEHFR; this comes from the coding sequence ATGAAAATTGCAATTGCATCAGACCTCTCAGGATTCCCTCTCAAGGTAGAGATTACCAAGCATCTGCAGGAACAAGGCTATGAAGTGCTCGACTTCGGCATTGAATCCGTAGATACACCACAACCCTACTTCATCCAGGCTCCCAAGGTTGCCAAGGCACTCCAGGAAGGAAAAGCAGAGAAAGGCATCCTGATATGCGGGACTGGGCAGGGTATGGCCATTGTCGCCAACAAGCACAAGGGTATTTACGCTTGCGTTGTGGACAGCATCTTCAGCGCAGAGCGGGCAAAGATTGTGAACAACGCCAATGTAATTACGATGGGTGGGTGGATTACTGCTCCTTTCCTCGGTGTGCAGATTGTCGATGCTTGGTTGGCAATGTCCTTCACCCAGAAAATGGAGTTCAAGAAGGACTTCCTCAGTAATGCATTCTCCCAGGTACAGGCAATTGAAGAGGAGCATTTCAGATGA
- a CDS encoding transketolase family protein, with product MEMKEMRGVYCDTLLTLAEDDERIMVLEADLMKASGTMPFKQHFPERAVDVGVAEANLVGVAAGLSAGGKIPFAATFGCFASRRVFDQFFISANYAKLNVKLVGTDPGISAAFNGGTHMPFEDIGLMRMIPNLTILEPSDPISLKALVRQCAEHYGCTYMRLHRKAIQPLYAEDEVFTLGKGKVLKDGTDVTIIALGAILVPEALKAAELLKEQGISAAVIDMHTVKPLDDELVLTYAKKTGAIVTAENHQVAGGLGAAVANLLSTTLPTPMAMVGIHDEFGQVGTQDWLQAYYKLTAEEIVRKTLSLRSKS from the coding sequence ATGGAAATGAAAGAGATGCGAGGGGTCTATTGCGATACCCTCCTCACCTTGGCCGAGGATGATGAGCGGATTATGGTTCTGGAAGCTGACCTGATGAAAGCTTCCGGTACAATGCCTTTCAAACAGCACTTTCCTGAACGCGCTGTTGATGTCGGGGTTGCCGAAGCAAACCTCGTGGGAGTGGCAGCTGGCTTGAGTGCTGGCGGGAAAATCCCGTTTGCAGCAACCTTCGGTTGTTTTGCCAGCCGCCGGGTCTTCGACCAGTTCTTCATCTCCGCAAATTATGCAAAGCTGAATGTTAAGCTGGTGGGCACAGACCCCGGTATCAGTGCGGCCTTCAATGGGGGAACCCATATGCCTTTCGAGGACATTGGGCTTATGCGTATGATTCCTAATCTTACCATTCTTGAACCCTCCGATCCGATTAGCTTGAAGGCGTTGGTCAGGCAGTGCGCCGAACACTATGGTTGTACCTATATGCGACTTCATCGTAAAGCAATCCAACCGTTGTATGCAGAGGATGAGGTGTTCACCTTGGGAAAAGGGAAAGTACTGAAAGATGGAACTGATGTTACCATTATTGCCCTGGGCGCAATCCTGGTTCCCGAGGCTCTCAAGGCGGCAGAACTCCTGAAGGAACAAGGCATCAGCGCAGCAGTCATCGATATGCATACCGTAAAACCTCTGGATGATGAACTTGTCCTCACCTATGCAAAGAAAACAGGGGCCATCGTTACAGCCGAAAATCATCAAGTTGCAGGAGGACTAGGAGCTGCGGTTGCCAACTTGCTCAGTACTACCCTCCCTACCCCTATGGCAATGGTAGGCATCCATGATGAGTTCGGCCAGGTAGGAACGCAGGATTGGTTACAAGCTTACTACAAGCTCACGGCAGAAGAAATCGTAAGAAAAACACTCTCACTAAGGAGCAAATCATGA
- a CDS encoding transketolase, translating to MLSSEQSKQLAIFAKEVRAKTLFTIGNLGVGHIGGALSIVDLLALLYGKVMQIDPTNPLWDERDLLVLSKGHAGPALYATLALKGFFPIEELKTLNQGGTNLPSHCDRTKTKGIDMTTGSLGQGLSSACGLAYAMKMDKKESFVYAIIGDGESQEGQNWEAAMFASHHHIDHLIAFTDYNKMQIDGTTDEILNLGDIEEKWTSFGWFTQRVDGHDLSAMDMAIEKAKEQRGKPSMIILDTIKGKGAAFCEGKVANHNMAFDLNTANEAIQALR from the coding sequence ATGCTCTCCTCAGAACAATCTAAACAACTGGCAATCTTTGCCAAAGAAGTTCGTGCAAAAACTCTGTTTACCATCGGCAATCTTGGTGTCGGACATATTGGGGGAGCTCTCTCCATTGTCGACCTTCTTGCCCTACTCTATGGCAAGGTTATGCAAATCGACCCAACCAATCCTCTTTGGGATGAGAGAGACCTGCTGGTACTCTCCAAAGGACATGCAGGGCCTGCCCTTTATGCCACACTCGCCCTGAAAGGCTTTTTCCCCATTGAGGAGTTGAAAACTCTGAATCAAGGCGGTACCAATCTACCCAGTCACTGTGATCGGACAAAAACCAAGGGTATAGACATGACAACCGGCTCACTAGGCCAAGGACTTTCCTCTGCATGTGGCCTTGCCTATGCAATGAAGATGGATAAGAAGGAATCCTTTGTGTATGCAATTATCGGGGATGGGGAGAGTCAGGAAGGACAGAACTGGGAGGCCGCAATGTTCGCTTCACACCACCACATTGATCATCTCATCGCCTTCACCGATTACAACAAGATGCAGATAGACGGGACCACCGATGAAATCCTAAACCTTGGGGACATCGAGGAAAAATGGACCAGTTTCGGTTGGTTTACCCAACGGGTTGATGGCCATGATCTCTCAGCCATGGACATGGCTATAGAAAAGGCAAAGGAACAGAGAGGCAAACCGTCCATGATCATCCTTGATACGATCAAGGGGAAGGGTGCTGCTTTCTGTGAAGGCAAGGTTGCAAACCATAACATGGCTTTCGATCTGAATACTGCAAATGAAGCCATCCAGGCACTCAGATAG
- a CDS encoding ROK family protein: MQGNPLRTADLRVHNQNIVLSMIHAAGRQGTSQSEVVQQTGLKAPTIFRIFSALEEDGLIETIEGGSEDSTIRKGRRPVFYVVSKNARFTIGLEFWAAFLSLGVFNFQGERIHSAMHPLPGNVQAQEVTDLIVTEIERVLHDLHIEKERVIGVGVAAPGQVDLERKRVRYYPRIEGMKDIALVEELESRLDIPVMIHNNCSALALSEYRHGGYDHQGSMFTFLLRTGVNGAFVHDDEIYVNSRNQTIETGHIPINADGPRCSCGSRGCLQAYLQDLDPNSLDLRLALFEGLDERLQSGDPVARRTIERSAGYLVVAIKVLMRLFAPKSFLFVGCCDVVAEAIREQVARLLDEPDAFSTEPPRIFSTAYDPLLAQKGASDLVLQEFFR; encoded by the coding sequence ATGCAAGGCAATCCACTCAGAACGGCTGATTTACGGGTACATAACCAGAATATTGTACTCTCCATGATCCATGCTGCCGGGAGGCAGGGGACCAGTCAGTCTGAGGTTGTACAACAGACTGGATTGAAGGCTCCTACGATTTTCAGGATTTTTTCGGCTTTGGAAGAGGATGGCTTGATTGAGACAATCGAAGGGGGGAGTGAAGACTCCACCATCCGGAAAGGCCGACGTCCAGTTTTCTATGTGGTCTCGAAGAATGCACGATTCACTATTGGTCTTGAGTTCTGGGCTGCTTTCCTCTCCCTCGGTGTTTTCAACTTTCAGGGTGAGAGAATCCACTCTGCTATGCACCCTCTCCCAGGGAATGTCCAAGCACAGGAAGTCACCGACCTCATCGTCACAGAAATTGAACGCGTGCTACATGATCTCCACATTGAGAAAGAACGGGTGATCGGGGTGGGTGTTGCCGCCCCTGGTCAGGTCGACCTCGAGAGGAAGCGTGTTCGTTATTATCCAAGGATTGAGGGAATGAAGGACATTGCCTTGGTCGAGGAACTGGAATCCCGCCTGGATATTCCCGTCATGATTCACAACAATTGTAGTGCCCTTGCACTGAGTGAGTACCGACATGGAGGTTATGACCATCAGGGGAGTATGTTCACCTTCCTGCTCAGGACCGGGGTAAATGGTGCCTTTGTACATGATGACGAGATCTATGTGAACAGCAGGAACCAAACAATAGAGACAGGACATATCCCGATCAATGCAGATGGTCCTAGGTGCAGCTGTGGTTCCAGAGGATGCCTGCAGGCCTACCTGCAGGACCTTGATCCGAACTCCCTCGACTTGCGTCTTGCCCTCTTCGAGGGACTCGATGAAAGATTGCAGTCAGGGGACCCTGTTGCAAGGCGAACCATCGAACGTTCTGCAGGGTATCTTGTTGTTGCCATCAAGGTTTTGATGAGACTCTTCGCTCCCAAGTCATTCCTCTTTGTTGGTTGTTGTGATGTTGTAGCTGAGGCGATTCGGGAACAGGTTGCTCGCCTGCTCGATGAACCAGATGCCTTCAGCACCGAGCCACCACGCATTTTCTCAACAGCGTATGATCCCCTTCTTGCACAGAAGGGTGCCTCCGATCTGGTGCTGCAGGAGTTCTTCAGATAA
- a CDS encoding fucose isomerase — protein MKYPVTLGVVCLARTTYDYMAAEELYAEIRSGLQQIEGVTWYCLESLVISQEDGLAAAKELASKQIDGLVCISGTFHLGHLVLQLKRELSVPVLLWGLPELPYNGGKIRLNSVCGVNLNASNLYKSGYDDYTVIVQHAIDEDWVGAIRVIKAMKMAKIGIIGYRADGFFNVGVQDNLLFGQTGALVDHYELKDVHDYPVSDKDVESRMQQIKDTFDVSTLSAYQLDRVAQLAAKLDAFYHEMNLSALAIRCWPEFARDFGVSPCAAMSLLQSEGMILACEGDIDGALSMIAHQALGAETPFLFDFSQVDFEQDFALFWHCGVAPCNLWDGTCNRSLDTYFAGGKGVTADFVLKSGALSVLRIDSARGGYRMFLQKATAVPMEKLLKGTYMKAIFERPVKEVLDLVLDNGLAHHSSVVYGAYIRPLAMVAKLKGWKVIQ, from the coding sequence GTGAAATATCCAGTAACCCTAGGCGTGGTATGTCTTGCAAGAACGACCTATGACTATATGGCCGCTGAAGAGCTCTATGCAGAGATTCGCAGCGGGTTGCAACAAATAGAAGGCGTGACTTGGTACTGCCTGGAATCGCTGGTCATTTCCCAGGAGGACGGCCTTGCCGCTGCAAAGGAACTTGCAAGCAAGCAGATTGATGGCTTGGTATGCATTTCAGGAACATTCCACCTTGGTCATCTGGTACTGCAACTTAAGCGGGAGCTTTCTGTTCCTGTTCTGCTTTGGGGACTCCCTGAACTTCCTTACAATGGGGGTAAGATCCGGCTTAATTCTGTATGTGGTGTGAACCTGAATGCCAGCAATCTCTACAAGAGTGGGTATGACGACTATACGGTAATCGTTCAGCATGCCATTGATGAGGACTGGGTTGGTGCAATCCGTGTTATCAAGGCAATGAAGATGGCAAAGATTGGCATCATAGGCTATAGGGCAGATGGGTTCTTCAATGTAGGGGTGCAGGATAATCTTCTGTTTGGCCAGACAGGTGCATTGGTGGACCACTACGAACTGAAGGATGTCCATGATTATCCGGTATCTGATAAGGATGTGGAATCTAGGATGCAACAGATCAAGGATACCTTCGATGTATCGACACTCTCAGCTTACCAGTTGGACAGAGTTGCCCAGCTGGCAGCAAAGCTTGACGCATTCTACCATGAGATGAACCTCTCAGCCCTGGCAATACGATGCTGGCCTGAATTTGCCCGTGATTTCGGCGTCTCTCCCTGTGCAGCAATGAGCTTGCTGCAGTCTGAGGGAATGATCCTTGCCTGTGAAGGGGATATCGACGGAGCGCTCTCCATGATTGCCCACCAGGCGCTGGGAGCGGAAACTCCCTTCCTTTTTGACTTTTCCCAAGTTGATTTTGAGCAAGATTTTGCTCTGTTCTGGCACTGTGGGGTGGCTCCCTGCAATCTATGGGATGGCACTTGCAACAGAAGCCTCGATACCTACTTTGCGGGAGGGAAGGGAGTCACTGCGGATTTTGTGCTTAAAAGTGGCGCTCTCTCTGTTCTCCGTATTGATTCTGCTAGGGGTGGATATCGAATGTTCCTCCAGAAGGCTACAGCAGTTCCCATGGAAAAGTTGCTGAAGGGTACGTATATGAAGGCAATCTTTGAGCGACCGGTCAAGGAGGTGCTTGATCTTGTGCTGGACAATGGCCTTGCCCATCACTCATCGGTGGTCTATGGAGCCTATATCAGGCCATTGGCGATGGTGGCAAAGCTGAAGGGGTGGAAGGTCATCCAATAA